From a region of the Pedosphaera parvula Ellin514 genome:
- a CDS encoding sodium-translocating pyrophosphatase, with product MLNKKLWFQVVLLLTLLGNATGAHASEADIHVPDLTQVSFAGLGGVSGSTLMYLGILVCAIGAIFGLVQYVQTKALPVHESMGNVSNTIWETCKTYLFTQGRFLAILWVLIAVCMVYYFIGLPWNDPNNHLSHGELIRNGIVILLASILGVLGSYGVAWFGIRINTVSNSRTAFSALKGNPLATLGIPLRSGMSVGLLLVAVELFFMICILMFLPRELVGPCFIGFAVGESLGASVLRICGGIFTKIADIGSDLMKIVFKLPEDDPKNPGVIADCTGDNAGDSVGPTADGFETYGVTGVALIAFLALALAANPKICATLIIWLFAMRALMIVTSLVSYFVNEGISKAMFAGKKDFDFEAPLTHLVWLTSAVSIGVTFLASKLLLGDFTDAAGAAQPALWWVLSVIISCGTVAGALIPEFTKVFVSTNSRHVREVTNCSKHGGASLNILSGFVAGNFSAFWMGLVIMVLMATSYYFSQNSALLSLMPQKFLFAAPIFAFGLVAFGFLGMGPVTIAVDSYGPVTDNAQSVYELSQIEARKGIKEDIQVNFGFDPDFENAKYLLEKGDGAGNTFKATAKPVLIGTAVVGATTMVFGIIILLENLFGGAVAKLSIVEPKVILGLIMGGSVVYWFTGASTQAVVTGAYRAVVYIKDNMKLDAATASDKDSKEVVRICTEYAQKGMWNIFIVVFCFALALPFFNAYFFIGYLIGIAFFGLFQAIFMANAGGAWDNAKKIVEVDLRQKGTELHAATVVGDTVGDPFKDTSSVALNPVIKFTTLFGLLAVEIAVTMTNNNVKLGIGCFFFLVALIFVYRSFYSMRIPDENTGSEDHLILPHPPHR from the coding sequence ATGCTAAATAAAAAACTCTGGTTCCAGGTCGTACTGCTGTTAACCCTGCTTGGTAATGCGACTGGTGCCCATGCCAGCGAGGCGGACATTCATGTGCCTGATTTGACACAGGTAAGCTTTGCGGGCCTGGGTGGGGTCAGTGGTTCAACGTTGATGTATTTGGGTATTCTTGTCTGCGCTATCGGCGCAATTTTCGGCCTCGTCCAATATGTGCAAACCAAGGCGCTGCCGGTTCATGAGAGCATGGGCAATGTCTCGAACACCATTTGGGAAACTTGTAAGACTTACCTTTTCACTCAAGGCAGATTTCTGGCCATTCTCTGGGTATTGATTGCGGTCTGTATGGTCTATTATTTTATAGGATTACCTTGGAATGATCCTAATAACCATCTTTCGCATGGTGAACTGATCCGCAATGGTATTGTCATTTTGCTGGCTTCCATCCTGGGTGTGCTTGGTTCCTATGGCGTGGCATGGTTCGGCATCCGCATCAATACTGTGTCCAACTCCCGCACCGCATTTTCCGCGTTGAAAGGCAATCCACTGGCAACGCTCGGTATCCCGCTCCGATCCGGGATGAGTGTCGGTTTGTTGCTCGTGGCGGTGGAACTCTTCTTCATGATTTGCATTTTGATGTTTCTGCCCAGGGAACTTGTTGGCCCGTGCTTCATTGGGTTTGCCGTGGGGGAATCCCTCGGGGCCAGCGTGCTTCGTATCTGTGGCGGTATCTTTACCAAGATCGCGGACATCGGTTCTGACCTGATGAAAATTGTCTTCAAACTTCCTGAAGATGATCCGAAAAATCCCGGTGTCATTGCTGATTGCACAGGTGACAATGCGGGTGACTCTGTCGGGCCGACCGCTGATGGTTTTGAAACCTACGGGGTAACCGGCGTGGCCTTGATCGCGTTTCTTGCGCTTGCCCTGGCCGCCAATCCAAAAATTTGCGCCACGCTGATTATCTGGCTGTTCGCCATGCGCGCGTTGATGATTGTCACCTCACTTGTCTCGTATTTCGTGAATGAAGGCATCAGCAAGGCGATGTTTGCGGGCAAGAAAGATTTCGACTTCGAGGCGCCTCTGACTCATCTCGTCTGGCTCACTTCGGCGGTGTCGATTGGTGTCACCTTCCTCGCGAGCAAGCTGCTGCTGGGTGATTTCACGGATGCGGCCGGTGCCGCCCAGCCCGCGCTCTGGTGGGTATTGTCGGTTATCATCAGTTGCGGCACGGTTGCCGGCGCACTGATCCCGGAATTCACAAAGGTATTCGTCAGCACCAACTCGCGACATGTGCGTGAAGTGACCAACTGCTCCAAGCATGGCGGGGCGTCGCTGAATATTCTATCCGGCTTTGTGGCCGGCAATTTTTCCGCCTTCTGGATGGGCCTGGTCATCATGGTTCTGATGGCGACCTCCTATTATTTCTCTCAAAACTCAGCGCTGCTTTCACTAATGCCTCAGAAATTCCTTTTTGCCGCGCCAATCTTTGCGTTCGGGTTGGTGGCTTTCGGCTTTCTCGGCATGGGTCCGGTGACTATCGCCGTGGATAGCTATGGGCCGGTAACCGACAATGCACAGTCTGTTTATGAGCTGAGTCAGATCGAGGCTCGCAAAGGCATCAAGGAGGACATTCAAGTAAACTTCGGTTTCGACCCGGATTTTGAGAATGCCAAGTATCTGCTCGAGAAGGGCGATGGTGCGGGCAACACCTTTAAAGCCACCGCCAAACCAGTGCTCATTGGCACAGCAGTTGTTGGCGCCACCACGATGGTTTTCGGCATCATCATCCTGCTGGAGAATCTGTTTGGAGGCGCGGTTGCCAAGCTGAGCATCGTCGAACCCAAAGTAATTCTAGGCCTGATCATGGGCGGTTCGGTGGTTTATTGGTTCACGGGTGCTTCCACGCAGGCGGTTGTGACCGGTGCGTATCGTGCCGTGGTCTATATCAAAGATAATATGAAGTTGGACGCCGCCACGGCTTCAGACAAGGACAGCAAGGAGGTCGTTCGCATATGCACCGAGTATGCGCAGAAAGGCATGTGGAACATCTTCATTGTGGTATTTTGCTTTGCTCTGGCCTTGCCATTCTTCAACGCCTATTTCTTCATTGGATATCTGATCGGCATCGCGTTCTTTGGTTTGTTCCAAGCCATCTTTATGGCGAACGCTGGTGGTGCCTGGGACAATGCCAAAAAGATTGTTGAAGTGGACCTGCGGCAGAAGGGGACTGAATTGCACGCCGCCACTGTCGTGGGTGATACCGTCGGTGATCCATTCAAGGATACCTCGTCCGTCGCGTTGAACCCGGTGATTAAATTCACCACCTTGTTCGGTCTTCTGGCGGTGGAAATTGCAGTGACCATGACCAATAACAATGTGAAGTTGGGCATCGGCTGCTTCTTCTTCCTGGTGGCATTGATCTTCGTCTATCGTTCCTTCTATTCCATGAGAATTCCGGATGAGAATACCGGATCGGAAGATCACCTGATATTGCCTCACCCTCCGCATAGATAG
- a CDS encoding TolC family protein: protein MSGVSLLQSCWSALACLALLPLTGCLSASKQVEQKLPEVRSQWVTFVARQSSLPVRTLDWPQAISLLVTNNLKLRAAKTEITNTLERATQPYRDLIPTVNLRSGFTRSVANFTAASFDDVTFNIDSFFNVPGVVNFSTRLFAGRLEVLRAKAAYELALREQTIELYKTFLISQEQDQLVGEIKTQRALAETVQKVDSLAAQVLFKEVNSQEINLGKTREGLQTRLGDLFSDRTYQWVLSTNNLPDLAYEKQPLPLADTNRVAKLQTRLAALELVRAWGLIHGIKLQYWPELSIFVSGPSVYQRSAGASSFWSAKDVQATADFFWNLDTRGYISQQLRQTKRDQALQIEQLRLDSEALIDRLLAAQRLAGSLQAQADQLDQLIAVLDRVPPSFDFNTVLQTADTARSLRRQRFELRRDLAEVNTLFWFVDEQKWAAN from the coding sequence GTGTCTGGAGTCTCACTGTTACAATCTTGCTGGTCGGCCCTTGCCTGCCTCGCCTTGCTTCCCCTGACTGGTTGTCTTTCCGCGTCAAAACAGGTAGAACAGAAGCTACCTGAAGTACGCTCCCAATGGGTGACTTTTGTCGCCAGGCAGTCCTCGCTCCCTGTCCGCACCCTGGATTGGCCCCAGGCCATTTCACTGTTGGTAACGAACAATCTCAAACTCCGTGCCGCCAAAACCGAAATTACGAACACACTCGAGCGCGCCACCCAGCCTTATCGTGATCTGATTCCTACTGTCAATTTGCGCTCCGGTTTCACACGCAGCGTTGCCAATTTTACCGCCGCCTCCTTCGACGATGTCACTTTCAATATCGACAGCTTTTTCAATGTTCCCGGCGTGGTGAATTTTAGCACGCGTCTTTTTGCCGGGAGACTCGAGGTGCTCCGGGCCAAGGCGGCTTATGAGCTGGCGCTTCGCGAACAAACCATCGAGTTATATAAAACTTTTCTCATTTCGCAGGAACAGGATCAGCTCGTTGGAGAAATCAAAACTCAGCGTGCTCTTGCTGAAACTGTGCAAAAGGTCGATTCATTGGCTGCCCAGGTTCTATTTAAAGAGGTCAATTCCCAGGAAATCAACCTGGGCAAGACCCGGGAAGGCCTGCAGACCCGATTGGGTGATTTATTTTCCGACCGTACTTATCAATGGGTTCTGAGCACGAATAATTTGCCTGACCTCGCCTACGAAAAGCAACCGCTTCCCCTCGCCGATACCAATCGCGTGGCGAAGCTTCAGACTCGATTGGCCGCCTTGGAGCTGGTCAGGGCCTGGGGCCTGATTCATGGCATCAAACTTCAATACTGGCCGGAGTTGTCGATCTTTGTCAGCGGACCTTCCGTGTATCAACGTTCAGCTGGCGCCAGTAGTTTTTGGTCAGCCAAGGACGTTCAGGCTACCGCCGATTTCTTCTGGAATCTTGATACTCGTGGTTACATTTCGCAGCAACTCCGCCAGACCAAACGCGATCAGGCCCTTCAGATTGAACAACTGCGCCTGGATTCAGAAGCTTTGATTGACCGCTTGTTGGCGGCGCAGAGACTGGCCGGCTCCCTGCAGGCCCAGGCGGATCAACTGGATCAACTGATCGCGGTGCTTGATCGAGTGCCACCCTCCTTCGATTTCAATACTGTTTTGCAGACCGCTGATACGGCGCGCTCACTTCGGCGTCAGCGGTTTGAGCTGCGTCGTGACCTGGCGGAGGTGAATACACTTTTTTGGTTTGTTGATGAACAAAAATGGGCCGCCAATTAA
- a CDS encoding ATP-binding cassette domain-containing protein gives MNPTIHLLCSNISFRYRPGLPYVIDHFDYTFKPGVTMIKGASGCGKSTLLRLLAGFLEPKAGEIITPRGTQPTDKKYQCRDLGFVFQQLNLLPLASVERNLALAASLAGIRSGEIQKNSRRWLGLLGLEQFSDRLPQSLSGGQQQRAAIARALVKEPSVLLLDEPTSGLDDLNTRVITSALRQFVADDRICIVSSHDSRLESLADEILDFNRFLPLERHLEALV, from the coding sequence ATGAACCCAACCATCCACTTGCTCTGCTCGAATATTTCGTTCCGCTATCGACCGGGGCTGCCATATGTTATTGACCACTTCGATTACACGTTCAAACCAGGAGTGACCATGATTAAAGGTGCCTCGGGTTGCGGCAAATCCACACTGCTTCGGTTGCTCGCCGGATTTCTCGAACCCAAGGCTGGTGAAATTATTACCCCCCGGGGAACCCAACCGACGGACAAAAAATATCAATGCCGGGATTTGGGCTTTGTTTTTCAACAGCTCAACCTGCTGCCGCTGGCCAGCGTTGAACGCAATCTCGCGCTGGCAGCCAGTCTCGCCGGGATCAGGTCCGGGGAAATTCAAAAGAATTCCAGGCGCTGGCTGGGTTTGCTGGGCTTGGAGCAGTTTTCCGACCGGTTGCCTCAATCTCTTTCTGGCGGCCAGCAACAGCGGGCTGCCATCGCCCGGGCGCTGGTAAAGGAACCTTCGGTTCTGCTTTTGGATGAGCCAACTTCGGGGCTGGACGATTTGAACACGCGCGTCATTACCAGCGCGTTGAGGCAGTTTGTGGCGGACGACCGCATTTGTATCGTGAGTTCGCATGATTCACGCCTGGAATCCCTTGCTGATGAGATCCTCGACTTTAATCGTTTCCTACCTTTGGAAAGACACCTGGAAGCGTTGGTGTGA
- the prmC gene encoding peptide chain release factor N(5)-glutamine methyltransferase has product MTVLEVIQRSTEFLTKKEVDSPRLQVELMLAHVLKMKRMALYLNFEKPLGSKELDEVREMVRRRGGREPLQHILGSTCFCGLEFEVNPKVLIPRPETELLAELGWQFLNSLPSSPTPPVALDYGTGSGCLAVTVAAKSPTAQLHALDISPDALATAQKNAATHQMGSRIQFHLGDGFAAVPPGLQFNLIISNPPYIASDEIATLQPEVRDHDPRLALDGGRDGLDFYRRLAKEAAPRLLPNGKIMLEFGEGQAEAIQKLFEDEKWVVEGVKADYSGRLRILIARQTG; this is encoded by the coding sequence ATGACCGTTTTAGAAGTCATTCAGCGCAGCACGGAATTCCTGACCAAAAAGGAGGTGGATTCGCCGCGCCTGCAGGTCGAATTGATGTTGGCCCACGTGCTCAAAATGAAACGCATGGCGCTGTATCTCAACTTTGAAAAACCGCTTGGCTCCAAGGAACTGGATGAAGTGCGGGAAATGGTCCGCCGTCGTGGCGGACGCGAACCATTGCAGCATATTTTGGGCTCCACCTGCTTCTGCGGCCTGGAGTTTGAAGTAAACCCGAAGGTCCTGATCCCTCGTCCGGAAACGGAGCTATTGGCGGAACTGGGCTGGCAATTCCTTAACTCGCTCCCGTCCTCCCCCACCCCGCCGGTTGCCTTGGATTATGGGACGGGCAGTGGTTGCCTGGCGGTCACCGTGGCCGCCAAATCTCCGACCGCCCAGCTCCATGCCCTGGACATCTCGCCGGATGCCCTGGCTACGGCTCAGAAGAACGCCGCCACCCACCAGATGGGTTCCAGAATTCAATTTCATCTGGGCGATGGTTTTGCCGCGGTTCCCCCAGGCTTGCAGTTTAACCTGATTATTAGCAACCCGCCTTATATCGCCAGTGATGAAATTGCCACGCTCCAACCAGAGGTGCGCGACCATGATCCGCGCCTGGCTTTGGACGGCGGAAGGGATGGCCTGGATTTTTATCGGCGACTGGCGAAGGAGGCCGCCCCTCGACTACTTCCAAATGGGAAGATCATGCTCGAATTCGGAGAAGGTCAGGCGGAGGCGATTCAAAAGTTGTTTGAGGATGAAAAGTGGGTTGTAGAAGGCGTAAAAGCTGATTACAGTGGGCGCTTGAGAATCTTGATTGCGCGCCAGACTGGTTAG
- a CDS encoding LysM peptidoglycan-binding domain-containing protein produces MKRISWLAIICMLCATATMRAQTPATSPEVEEDLKRLKAVVDDLHDAQDAQTKTISALRKELSDLREQVSKPTGNYASQEDLKRLADAVEEINKKREADKELILKKISDLGKTLTATPLPPTHIKEKPQKTPPPESTDTATSSGGHGDETGYEYVVKSGDTFSLIAQAYREKGVKVSPDQIAKANPKVNPGKLRVGQKLWIPEPKASK; encoded by the coding sequence ATGAAAAGAATTTCCTGGTTGGCCATCATTTGCATGCTGTGCGCAACTGCGACGATGCGCGCTCAGACTCCTGCGACCTCGCCGGAAGTTGAAGAGGATTTGAAACGGTTGAAGGCGGTGGTTGACGACCTTCACGATGCGCAGGACGCACAAACCAAAACCATCTCCGCCCTGCGGAAGGAACTCTCAGACCTCCGCGAACAGGTTTCCAAGCCCACAGGCAACTATGCCTCGCAGGAAGATTTAAAGCGCCTTGCCGATGCCGTGGAGGAAATCAATAAAAAGCGTGAGGCGGATAAGGAGCTCATTCTCAAAAAGATTTCCGACCTTGGCAAAACCTTGACCGCTACCCCGCTCCCGCCGACTCATATTAAGGAGAAGCCTCAGAAAACGCCACCGCCGGAATCCACTGATACGGCCACCTCCAGTGGCGGCCATGGTGATGAAACGGGTTACGAATATGTTGTTAAGTCCGGGGATACATTTTCCCTCATTGCTCAAGCCTACCGTGAGAAGGGGGTGAAAGTGAGCCCCGACCAGATCGCCAAGGCGAATCCCAAAGTAAATCCCGGCAAGCTGCGGGTCGGTCAGAAGCTCTGGATTCCTGAACCAAAAGCCAGCAAGTAA
- the murA gene encoding UDP-N-acetylglucosamine 1-carboxyvinyltransferase → MDSLLIKGGVPLHGDVTVSGAKNAVLPIMAATLLTAEPCVIRRVPDLSDVKFMCQILTSLGAEVSLKGDTLTVRAAKIKGVGDYDLIRKMRGSICIMGPLLGRLRKATVSLPGGCIIGARPINLHLKGFQALGAKITVEGGYIHAQAKKLVGTEMFLGGRSGSTVLGTANVMMAAALADGVTIIESAACEPEVVDLANFLNAMGAKIIGAGSPSITITGVKALHGAEHDVIPDRIEAATFALAAAATDGEVTIHGARADHMTAILDKMRDAGVKVERRGAAITVKRGNRLKPVDITTLPYSGFPTDAQAQMMVLMALTPGISIITERIFESRFMHVSELARLGADIEIEGPSAIVKGGKPLSGAPVMASDLRASAALVIAGLAARGSTQVNRVYHLDRGYENIDVKLRKLGARIERVEET, encoded by the coding sequence ATGGATAGCTTGTTGATCAAAGGTGGAGTGCCATTGCACGGTGATGTCACCGTCAGCGGAGCCAAAAACGCCGTGCTGCCCATCATGGCAGCCACCCTGCTCACTGCGGAACCTTGCGTCATTCGCCGCGTTCCCGACCTGAGTGACGTCAAGTTCATGTGCCAGATCCTGACCTCGCTTGGCGCTGAAGTCAGCCTCAAGGGCGATACGCTCACCGTCCGCGCGGCAAAAATCAAGGGTGTCGGTGATTACGACCTGATTCGCAAGATGCGCGGTTCGATCTGCATCATGGGGCCATTGCTGGGCCGGCTCAGGAAAGCCACGGTTTCGTTGCCCGGCGGTTGCATCATTGGTGCGCGTCCGATCAATCTTCACTTGAAAGGATTTCAAGCGCTCGGAGCCAAAATCACCGTCGAAGGCGGTTACATCCACGCTCAGGCAAAAAAATTAGTCGGCACGGAAATGTTTCTCGGGGGACGCTCCGGGTCCACGGTTTTGGGCACGGCCAATGTCATGATGGCAGCCGCCCTGGCGGACGGCGTTACCATCATTGAAAGCGCGGCTTGCGAGCCTGAAGTGGTGGACCTCGCCAACTTCTTAAACGCCATGGGCGCCAAAATCATTGGCGCCGGCAGCCCCTCAATTACCATTACTGGTGTCAAAGCCTTGCACGGCGCGGAACATGATGTCATCCCGGACCGCATCGAAGCGGCCACATTTGCCCTCGCCGCAGCGGCCACCGATGGCGAAGTCACCATTCACGGCGCCCGCGCTGACCACATGACCGCCATCCTTGATAAGATGCGTGATGCTGGCGTAAAGGTGGAGCGTCGCGGTGCTGCCATTACCGTTAAACGTGGCAATCGATTGAAGCCGGTGGATATCACCACCCTGCCCTATTCTGGTTTTCCCACGGATGCCCAGGCTCAAATGATGGTCCTGATGGCCCTCACTCCGGGAATCAGCATTATTACCGAACGCATTTTTGAATCGCGCTTCATGCATGTCAGCGAACTGGCGCGCCTGGGGGCCGATATTGAAATTGAAGGACCGAGCGCCATCGTCAAAGGCGGCAAGCCATTGAGCGGCGCTCCGGTCATGGCCAGCGATTTGCGCGCCTCGGCGGCACTGGTTATCGCCGGCTTGGCGGCACGCGGAAGCACACAAGTGAACCGTGTGTACCATCTGGATCGTGGTTATGAAAACATTGACGTCAAGCTGCGCAAGCTTGGCGCCCGGATTGAACGTGTGGAGGAAACATGA
- the bla gene encoding subclass B3 metallo-beta-lactamase — MLMLAAGLPLTSLAQTNAPVDPGNAAVKKMWESWNAPFKPFRIINNVYYVGATGVSSFLITTPEGHILIDTGFESTVPRIRASVAQLGFRPEDIKIILSSHAHLDHTGGHALMKQLTGAKVMISKADADLLASGGTKDYTPYAPKMMAYSPVKADRILVDEEKVSLGKTTLTCHLTPGHTKGCTTWTMDTTEAGKVYHVLFFGSTSVLSDVKLVNNPKYPNIAEDYLHSYQKLKTLQCDVFLAPHGSFFGLSEKAEKLAQGGKTNPFIDSESYRNFIQKAENTFLEQLAQERAKASRALGN, encoded by the coding sequence ATGTTGATGCTGGCAGCGGGGCTTCCACTGACCAGCCTGGCGCAAACCAATGCCCCGGTTGATCCCGGCAATGCGGCGGTCAAAAAGATGTGGGAAAGCTGGAATGCGCCTTTCAAGCCATTCCGTATCATCAACAACGTTTATTATGTCGGTGCAACTGGCGTCAGTTCCTTCCTGATTACGACGCCCGAAGGCCATATCCTGATTGATACCGGTTTTGAAAGCACTGTTCCAAGAATTCGCGCAAGCGTCGCGCAATTGGGTTTTCGCCCGGAAGACATCAAGATCATTCTCAGCAGTCACGCTCATCTGGATCATACGGGTGGCCATGCGCTCATGAAGCAGTTGACCGGTGCGAAGGTCATGATTAGCAAGGCTGACGCTGATTTGCTGGCAAGCGGCGGCACAAAGGACTACACACCTTATGCTCCCAAGATGATGGCTTACTCTCCGGTCAAAGCCGACAGGATTCTTGTGGATGAAGAAAAGGTCTCGCTGGGCAAGACCACCTTGACCTGCCATCTCACGCCGGGACATACCAAAGGTTGCACCACCTGGACGATGGATACGACGGAAGCCGGCAAAGTATATCATGTCCTCTTCTTCGGCAGCACGAGTGTGCTTTCAGATGTGAAATTGGTGAATAATCCAAAGTATCCCAACATTGCTGAGGATTACCTTCACAGCTATCAAAAATTAAAGACATTGCAGTGCGATGTCTTTTTGGCGCCTCATGGCAGCTTTTTCGGCCTGTCAGAAAAAGCAGAGAAACTGGCGCAGGGCGGCAAAACGAATCCTTTTATTGATTCCGAAAGCTATCGCAATTTCATCCAGAAGGCTGAGAACACTTTTCTGGAACAGTTGGCGCAGGAGCGGGCAAAAGCATCACGCGCATTGGGTAACTAA
- a CDS encoding cobalamin-binding protein, giving the protein MKKRVISLLPGATEIVCALGAGDQLVGRSHECDYPESVRALPVCTTARLDANASSKEIDTQVKDLLQQALSIYSVDRDRLIQLRPDVILTQAQCEVCAISLPDVQKAVAEWTGARPEIVSLSPKRVADVWENIREVADVLQIQDAKEILRGLKNRVVSVIEKSCVMKQPPGVACIEWIEPLMAAGNWVPELVELAGGKNLFGEAGKHSPWLQLQELADANPDVIVVLPCGFNLQRTRAEMAVLTQKPEWSKLPAVRKNQVFLTDGNQYFNRPGPRIVESLEIMAEILHPDRFNFGHRGKAWERL; this is encoded by the coding sequence ATGAAGAAACGAGTCATCTCACTTCTGCCGGGCGCCACTGAAATTGTCTGTGCACTTGGCGCCGGGGATCAACTGGTGGGACGTTCCCATGAATGTGATTATCCGGAGTCTGTGCGCGCACTGCCTGTTTGCACAACGGCAAGGTTGGATGCGAACGCCTCCAGCAAGGAGATTGATACACAAGTGAAGGATCTGTTGCAGCAGGCCCTTTCCATTTATAGCGTTGATAGAGACCGGTTGATACAGCTCAGGCCGGACGTGATTCTGACGCAGGCCCAGTGTGAAGTTTGTGCAATCAGCCTGCCGGACGTCCAAAAAGCGGTCGCGGAATGGACGGGAGCGCGTCCAGAGATTGTCTCACTCTCACCCAAACGCGTCGCGGATGTATGGGAGAACATCCGGGAGGTTGCCGATGTGTTGCAGATTCAGGATGCGAAGGAAATCTTGCGGGGATTAAAAAACCGGGTGGTAAGCGTCATTGAAAAATCCTGTGTGATGAAGCAACCGCCGGGCGTCGCCTGCATTGAATGGATTGAACCGCTCATGGCTGCGGGCAACTGGGTTCCTGAATTGGTGGAGTTGGCCGGCGGCAAAAATCTTTTCGGCGAGGCCGGGAAACATTCTCCCTGGCTGCAACTGCAGGAGTTGGCGGATGCAAACCCGGACGTAATCGTGGTGCTGCCCTGTGGTTTCAATCTTCAGCGGACACGCGCAGAAATGGCAGTTCTCACGCAAAAGCCAGAATGGTCAAAGCTCCCGGCAGTTCGCAAAAATCAGGTGTTTCTGACGGATGGGAATCAATACTTCAACCGTCCTGGACCCAGGATTGTGGAGTCCCTTGAAATAATGGCCGAAATATTGCATCCCGACCGGTTTAATTTTGGCCATCGGGGAAAAGCCTGGGAAAGACTTTAA
- the ruvB gene encoding Holliday junction branch migration DNA helicase RuvB, with protein sequence MAERIISDVLTKPDAALEMTLRPSLFSDFTGQPKVKERLEITVAAAKQRNEALDHILLSGPPGLGKTTLASILAKAMGASFKSTSGPTIEKAADLAGLLTNLEAGDVLFIDEIHRMQPAIEEYLYPAMEDFKLDIIIDQGPNARSVRLNLPRFTLVGATTRSGLLSAPLLTRFPVRERLDYYQAEQLEKIVLRSARLLNVEIEPSGAHEIARRSRGTPRITNNLLRRVRDFAQVRSDGNITKDIADKALAMLEIDENGLDEMDKRILEAVIVKFSGGPVGVSSLAVTVGEEPDTLEEVYEPYLIMEGYLKRTPQGRVATELSYKKLGLRPNPGNQPGLL encoded by the coding sequence ATGGCTGAGAGAATAATTTCGGATGTTTTGACCAAGCCGGACGCCGCGTTGGAAATGACGCTGCGCCCCTCGCTTTTTTCCGATTTTACCGGCCAGCCGAAGGTCAAGGAACGTCTCGAAATCACGGTGGCCGCAGCGAAGCAGCGGAATGAAGCCTTGGATCACATCCTTTTGAGCGGTCCGCCGGGATTGGGAAAAACCACCCTCGCCAGCATCCTCGCCAAAGCCATGGGTGCCAGTTTCAAAAGCACCAGCGGTCCGACCATCGAAAAGGCGGCCGATCTCGCCGGGCTCCTCACCAATCTGGAGGCAGGAGATGTGCTGTTCATTGACGAAATCCACCGGATGCAACCAGCCATTGAGGAATATCTCTATCCGGCCATGGAGGATTTCAAGCTGGACATCATCATTGACCAGGGACCCAATGCCCGTAGCGTTCGACTGAATCTCCCCCGTTTTACGTTGGTTGGTGCGACGACTCGCAGTGGATTGCTGAGTGCCCCCTTGCTTACCCGTTTTCCAGTGCGCGAACGGTTGGATTATTACCAGGCCGAGCAACTTGAGAAAATTGTCCTGCGGTCTGCCCGGCTCCTGAATGTGGAGATTGAACCCTCCGGAGCACACGAAATTGCGCGACGCAGCCGCGGCACCCCGCGCATCACCAACAACCTGCTCCGCCGCGTGCGCGATTTTGCCCAGGTCCGCAGCGACGGCAATATCACCAAGGACATCGCGGACAAGGCTCTGGCCATGCTGGAAATTGACGAGAACGGCCTTGATGAAATGGACAAGCGAATTCTCGAGGCAGTCATTGTTAAATTTAGCGGTGGCCCGGTGGGAGTCAGTTCGCTCGCGGTTACTGTGGGCGAAGAACCAGATACGCTCGAGGAAGTTTATGAGCCCTACCTGATCATGGAAGGTTACCTCAAGCGCACCCCCCAAGGCCGTGTGGCAACTGAGCTGAGCTATAAAAAGCTTGGTTTGAGGCCTAATCCAGGCAATCAGCCGGGTCTCCTTTGA